The genomic segment TCTAGCTGAgaaagatgagaagattgatcTCAGCTGCTTAGtgtagcttagcataaagacaggaaacaatTGGCCTGCAGAAAAACGCTTCCAAATTTAACGTGTAATGTTCGGTCTGTTCTCATTTCCCCAAACGCTGATCTGACCCTTCAATGAATCGGCTGACTGGTTGATGTGGTTTATTTCAGAACCGAACACACTCAGATGATTGTTGCATTAATCTGATGAATGTCTAAATGGCAGCATATGATATGTGATTGTGACTTTAGATGGTGTTTACACAACTTTGATAAATGAATCGTTTGCAGATGTTTCTTGactgtgaattttattttgcGTGGACAGAATTATCTTGTTTGTTGTGATCAGATCACATGAAGTGTATTTGAATTGGGGCTGATTGACATGCTGTGATGTTCCATGTGATGCGTTTACATTGCTCATGTTGGTggctaaaatataaaaatgtctcCCGTTTCTCACTCATTCCACTCTGGCTGTAAAATCACTGGACTAACGCTTTTTGATTTATGACCAATTTAATGAGAAAGAGGCAATAAATCCTTTCAAAGGACGTGTGGTGATTTATTCTTCATGTAAATACTAAGACAATATCACAAGTAAAATTCCTTTTCTGTAGGAGATGAAGGAGattctgtatttctgtattatttTCCTTCTGTTAGAGTTCGATGGTGACATGAAGACTTATGTGTCGTCCAAAAACCAATCATCATTATTTCAGCATGAAGATGAGGAAGGATTTTATTCCTTCTGtttactgagagaaaaaaattaaaatgggaCACATGAGCATTACTGAGAGGAGTAAACAGcacattgacctttgacccagagCAGTCACTCAGGACAGCTCTGGTTCTATTCATCTAAACTGAAATTTAAGTTTAAAAGTTAAAGTAGCTTCTGTCTTGGATGTcaaatgatcatttttaaattaaataatgaagccaaatgagTCAACAGTGGAGCTGTGAGTTGACAGCTCAGCGGTTCCGTGGTCACAGCTGGACAAACAGCGTTAAATGTGAGATTTTAACCAATTTAATCAGGAGTTACACTGAGAAAGGCGGAAATATTTGAGATGTCGTCATTGTGAACTCTGCAGGAGGTCAGTTGGAGAACCGGAGGCAGCAGAAATATTGCATGAATTCAGGACGCGGCCACACAGAGCAGTAAATTTTATCTCTGCTTACAGCCAGAGACGGAGCCGACAGACCCgcgacctctgaccttcctcaggaaaacaatttgttttcctctgatttTCTCTTGGCATCTGAGGCTGTTTTGGCTAACAAACACTAACACGTGGATGAATGAGTGTGCAGACTTCTTCTGAATCTGGATCACCTCCTGCTCTGTAACACACACCGAGCAGCTGGATCAGCCATCATCATGATCACCAGTTTGATGAAGGGTCAGATTTAAaggttcaaacacaaactgcacaaacCTCCAATCACTATTTTGGTCTTGAAACTGAACCTTGGGATCTTCCTGACGCTTTGAACCAACATGTGATGATCCACTTAAAGTGGCGCTTTGGACTGAATGTCAACCATTCTAATGAGCTAATGTTGGAACAGTATCATCTTCAGCAGGTTTCTAATCTTAACTTGCAAAAATGAGTTACAGACGCTGCAGGAAAAGCCAGGACATCATAGGACATCCTCTGGGCACCACGAATGACTATATCCACCAACAGCAAAGTGCTGACTGGCCCGCTAACTTTACAGGCATTAATAAAAGTCAGATAGTTGCACTTCTGCTTCGCTTCAGTTAAGAACAAAAACGCCGTGACGACTTTGGTGTCACCCAAATGAAGCGTggttttgtctgtctgtgcagacGGACGAGCTGGTGTTGGATCATGAAGTCTAATCTTAGCATCACTTTCACATCTAAGTACATCACAACGTCATAAATGAAACTGACAAGtgcattttttatttggctGGAGGCCGCGATGAGACGGATTTGGAGACGGTGTCCCAGTTATTCCCAGAACAGAGCTCCCTTTGCCTCAGCAGATCCAGTCGTGCTGGAGATGTGATCTTTGTTTGTTGGTGTATTACTTTGTAGTTGTGTTACTTTTCTGAGTGGATTTGAGGACTTCACTATGACATCAGCTGGTTTTCTGCCTTCAGACTGTTGGGACTGTTATTCTCTTAAAACTCGATGATATTCTCTCGATGTGGTCTCTTCTCAGCttctagctttttttttttttcacacttcacTCTcagtcctcacacacacactttgcccGGACAagcacataaagacacacactgttgcGCAACCCTGGCGTACTTCAGACACATAGTGTTAAAACAACATATCGGGTGAAATGTCAGCAGAGGAATGTGGACTGGACATTGACCCCCCCTCCGTCTCCTCCTTTGGACCGCCAGACGCGCCTTCTAAGTGCGAAACGATTAAACTGTCTCGTATTAACAAGCTCACTAATTCATGGCTTTTGGCTCGAGGAGGTTTGACAGATTTCTCAATCCCAGTCCGTGGTTCAGACCAGGATGATCAGGGGAACACCTGTGGGTGCGTGTGTCTCAGGAGGGCTGATGGGTAATTGTTAACAGTTTACTTCCTGTTGTTaacagtgtgtatttgtaaatCCTGACTGAAGCCTAAAAACAAACTTGAATCCATCGTTAATTCACTCCCACGTTTGGTTTTATGTGCAAACGTCCCCGTTACAGTTCAGGAATGAAagcagccatctttgtttttttaatctttacaaCCACAAATGCCAAGTTTATCTAAGTGGTGTGAAAACGTTCCATATGGAAACTGATATGACTTAAACAGATGACAGGGGCTCGTTGAGTAAAAAGCAATACGGATCTGGACGTATGGAGCGTGTAGGTGATATATGCAGGCCGGCCCCAGGGCCTCCGAGGTCGGCGTCTGCCCTCAGCACCGGATTTACTATTTCAACTGACCGCTGCTCTCATTCAGCAGTTCATGCAGCGAATCAGTGGATTTCTGAACAAGAACTCAAGACATGTTCACTTTACTCTACGACACAGTACTCCAGTAAATACTTTTAAAGGCTCAACGGTCATCAGAGATGTTCAACATGAAAACTGATCTGCACTTAGAGCCTCGTGTTTAAAGTCATAAACTATCACCGACTGAGGGCAGGTAACCCAAACCCTGAACGACAAGCTGGAGGATTAGTCGTGGGAGCCCTCAGGTTGTGGTTGGTTTCTGCAGGTTTCAGAtttgacaacacaacacaaacaggagggGTTAAAAAGGACAATTTTAAACGTAAGAGTGTCCTCAGCTTCCAGAAAGACGGAAATCTATCAGTCTGTTTGTCCTAATAAAGAGGCCGGTTTGATTCCCCGCCACAGTCAGACCACAACCCACGCTGCCTTCAGGCCACAAGGACACACAAAGCAGACGAAGGACACAACAATAGACAggccttcaaaaacaaaaaaacagaaatcagctgtTCGTCTTATCTGAACCAGGACAGACACAAAAAGACCAACAGGGAGCATGTGGCTTAAATATCTTTGAGTGGAGGGACTGAACAGCTGCCTTCAATCAGCACCTGATCACAGTAATtgggttacacacacacacacacacacataaccagTGTGCCGATGATGACCCAGCTTTATCCTGTTACACTCTGAAACCGTAAAAGTTTTGTTTGGTGAAGATTTTGATCCtgctgaacaaaataaaatggaagaatTTATGgaaacatctgtttgtttgtctttttttttttttttttttgaggcaacTCAAAATAATAAGCCAAAGATGTAACAGTGCATTTATCCGTCCACAGCACTCAGGGATGGCCCCTCGGGACAACACCCCTCGGAAGTGTTGTCACTTGTTCGAGGAATAATAACTGAATTTCCCATCAACCACCAAATTCCAGCAGATGCTTTCCCAATGAGCTGATGAGATAAAAAGAGACAACAGACGAGACGCATCAGGCAGAATTATGCTGTTTTTGAATACTTTGCATAACTTTCCGCCATCTGTGAGAGAGCAGCCTGCAGCCGTTTGGATCGATTTGGTTTCCCAACACATCTGATAATGAGCATCACTCTTTCCTGCTGCGGTCTTAAAGTTATCGGGGGATTTTGGGGCAAATGTAGCCTTCCCGTTTTTACATTAGACGAGCagattctttgtttttgttttcacctcGGCTTGTTATTTACGCCTCCTCTGGTTTATATTAGCGTGGGCAGAGTTTCAACATTCTGCTCCCACCTCCCACTCTGTGAACGCTCTGGACTTTCCCTTTTTTAAACAAGTGTCAAAGATCATCAGATGCTTTACGTTACGAAGCCCCCGGCCTGAGAAACGGTGTCGATAAGCTGCTTCAGGTGTCAGATATAAGAGGATGTTTCAGGAATATAATGAAAGTGGCCACCTTCGAACTCAGACGCAGGCGGATCTGTCAGATCTCTTTCCATGTTTGGTGTCAGCGCCGTTCACTCTGCCTCCCCAGTTTGTTTCcagctgattgtgtttgtgtgagaaaatgtgttgaGTGTGTGACTTGGCTGGACTTTGAGGCTGAAGGGTCGGAACTCCGACACGGCGCTGACAGATCTTAATGTCAGATTTACAACCAGGGATCtatttttgaaaacatctgGGGAAGCTCTCCAgatagagtgtgtgtgtgtggtcatttGTGTATGTGATGTATGTGCAGTGCTGTATAACCTTACACGGATATTATTGAGGTTTAAGTGTGCCGGGACGTTTTTTAAGGTCACTCTGCTCAGTTAGAGATGTGACTTATTTTGATGAGATTTAAAgactttttcacattaaaacgCACTGTGAGCCTTGAAcatgtgaaatgaaacactgagtTTAAGATTTCCTCATTTGCAGAGACGATGATCTTCAGCATTAACAGTTTGTTGGTCAGCGTTTGCAATGAGAGCTGATGTGGTGAGCCAAATTTTAGCAGCTTAAATACAATGAACAATCCAAAAAATGTCCATGTGAAAGTTCACCGGAGCTGAGATGAGGTCGGATCTGAAGCGGACTGTTTATGGCTGTAAAGATGGCACCTCTGCAGTCCGCGTACAATCCAGAACTGATGACGTATTACTCTTTCAAAAGTCTGCGCCTAAATATAGACGCAGCGTTAAAATGGTGTCTCTTTCAAGGACACGATACAGTTACAGCACAGCTAAACACATGTAACCTCCAGAAATACAGCTGTTGGACTACTTTTTAAATGGAACACATATTATACAGCCATCACCGaagtaaatatattaaattagcAAAAACATAATGTTGCCATTGAAGAGCAGCCAAACCAACTAAGGTCTCAATTGAAACAGTTATGAGCTTCACACAGTCACTCAGTTTCTCATAATGGAAGCCAGATTTCCTATAAAGTCAAGTTCCTTTAACGAAGGGGATTTTCATCACGTTTAAACATGCGGGAAGAGATTTTATCACCTGCCATTTGTGACCAATGGATGGCAGTTAAAGAGCCTGAGATGACTTCTAATTCTTTGTGTTGGCGACAGTTGATCGTTTACAGTTAGGttataaaaaaagtaaacagcagctttttacAAGCCTGAAGCATACGTGTGGTTTTTAAAGTTGATCAGTTCGGTTTTATAAAACAGCGTTAAAGTGTTTAATGACGTCGGCCGTttatctctctcctcttccttccttctccttcatGTTTCTGATGGCTCCTTTTGCTCggctcttcttcctctcctcctccagcctcatcctctccttctccatcaTCCAGTCTCCTCCCAGGTAGCTGAGCGTGTCCTCAGGGCGTCCACGGTGTCCAGGTCTGGGGTCCAGGAGGGACCGGAAGAAGGAGCAGGCCAGCGGGGTGAAGCATGCGAACTGCGGCGCCACGGGGGGCACGGCGTCCCGGTCGCTCTCCGTCTTAGGCTGCGCCCAAACGTCCAGCTCGTCTTCGGGGCACTTCGCTCTTTCGAACCACTCTCGGAACGTCAGGTAGGCGCGGCAGTCGCTGGCCGTTTGGGCCCAGGGGTGGCTGCCGGTGATCATGGCGTAGGTCAGGATCCCCAGGGCCCAGCTGTCGGTGCTGGGCTCCACCGACACCCAAACcctcgtcttcttcttcttctcttcgtCTTTCCCGTCGTTCACGCTCCCCCAGCTGTCCTCGTTTCCTCGAGCAATCTCAGCCTCGGGGGGGCAGTAAGGGGAGCTGTACCAGACCTCCGGGACCCTGGTACCCCGGGCCTTCACCTGGGGCAAAAGACTTCATTCACTAACACAGT from the Echeneis naucrates chromosome 11, fEcheNa1.1, whole genome shotgun sequence genome contains:
- the LOC115050859 gene encoding serine/threonine-protein kinase SBK2, producing MTAAAKLLDEMCHLTAQSLTPMDTSDHFKVLKLLGEGSYGKVMLAVHRKRGTPMALKFFPRESTSLLSFLREYNLSLSFCTHPSLTRALGIAYSTPSHYVFAQQAGLFGDLYDVILPEVGMEEDSCQRVVSQLGGALAHLHSLGFVHRDLKPENVFLCDSTCRWVKLGDFGMVKARGTRVPEVWYSSPYCPPEAEIARGNEDSWGSVNDGKDEEKKKKTRVWVSVEPSTDSWALGILTYAMITGSHPWAQTASDCRAYLTFREWFERAKCPEDELDVWAQPKTESDRDAVPPVAPQFACFTPLACSFFRSLLDPRPGHRGRPEDTLSYLGGDWMMEKERMRLEEERKKSRAKGAIRNMKEKEGRGER